The Gossypium hirsutum isolate 1008001.06 chromosome A03, Gossypium_hirsutum_v2.1, whole genome shotgun sequence genome contains the following window.
aacctctagttcatctattaattcaacataactcatgtctaacaatctactaactttcaaaatatcaacataaataaAGTAGTATTATCtgtaggattccaaaaactcaaaaattataagaaaaagacttaatttgacttaccaattgagcttggaaccttaaaaccttaaatttccctttttctttttctttctttctttctttctttccttccttctctgcccgttttgctctctgtttctttctctgtttcgtctcttctattctgtttcttttctttctttcttttttctattctttcttttgttttatgtatatatataatataatataatatattaataataatataatataaaaacataatcattactataatataatatttttttaacacataaaaatctcatatttttatacttatgccgcctcaactttggaaaaaagcataattgcctatttggtccttttaacttttctttaatctataattaaacttttatccctattgcaatttaatcctttttcataattaactatcgaaacattaaaatttcttaacgaaactttaatattatcctattgacactccgtaaatatttataaaaatatttacggctcagtttataatatcgaggtctcgatacctcgttttcgacccaatttacctaataatttcttttaaatcacaaaattcactaattcaaaaatatttctaacttcttcatcgaatttagtgatctcaaatcactgttctgacactactaaaaattgggctgttacagggaTTTGGTGTGATAGTAGGTTGGTTTGGAGTGGAGACGGTATTGGAgggatatatttatatattacccAAGAgcttcaacatttgttgcgaactctcgtatTATACTTTCTTTTTGGTGTGATGGTtggtttagctcttatgagcattggtgtgaTGGATGGATTGGCTCGAGTGAGCATCTATTGTGTTGGGTTGAACTGATGATGTACTTCTATTCATAAGCCGTTCTTTGAGTTGAAAATCTCAATAAGTTAACTTGTTGAGTAATTCTGATGAATTTTTCATATATACTTGAAATTTGAATTGGTAAGTTATGAATTACCAATTGAGATTGTCGATGATAGGAAACTTTCATGGTTGTTATATTACTTTTTGATTTGTTATATTCATTTCGGTAAGATTTATCGATATAATacgttgaacttactaagcttcattgagcttacttgtgttaaactttgttcttgtaATTACTCGGAAGGTTGGACGACCGGACcgacactcaagtcacactatccagcttaatTCGGTAGCTTTTGAAACCTTTATttcagattatatggcatgtaataggttaaataatgataataatgtttTGGTTATGTAAATAGTTAAATATGAATTTGGTTGTAGAAATTGCtttggttgattttttttttgatactTTTGGTATTTTATCAATATATGTTAGTATGTTCATTTGATACTTGTTGGAATGGATAAAAGTGTATGTGATGAATTGGTTGTTAAGTAGCTAAGATATGATATGTTTGAATTGGTGATTATAGATGAAATCTTGAACGAATTAATAGGTTGAAttgatgttatgttttgttataatatatatttacttgtggtaccaatgaaggTACATTAGTTAGGCACTGAATTAGgttgattttgatatgtttttttgCATGATTTAAGTCAATTTGGATAGGTATTTTGATTGGTAAATGGTTTGTTTAGGTTCCAAGTAagtttgaaatggtaaacttgttgatTAAGGAACATTTTAGgtctacacggcctaagacacgggcatgtgtctcagtcatgtgtgacacacggccgtgtcgttcAAGACATGCAAGTCAGGTTGttgcacgacctagcacacagcctggcacacgagtgtgtggcttggatgtgtgacccaagtcagtgagttacacgggctaggacatggtcatgtgtctcTATTATGAATGTATTCAaatgaaatttgattatgttGTATTAATGTATGGTTTGAATGGTTTACTATTCCatttgtctggtaatgctctataaccctctTCTGGCAACAGATAccagttagaggtgttacagagtATCACTTTTCTGCtgctaaattaagaataaattttataagaataaataaattgaacAACTAAGTTTTCAAAAGTAGTCACCGTTACAaggaaaaatttttacttaatcaTTTTTTGTTCACTCATGAGTTTTTCTGAAAATAAACTAAGTTTTCTTCTAAAATAAACAATTGTTTTAAAATGACTATTTATAAACTCTGATAGTTTACTAGGTCATTTCGGTGGCCGATGTAATCTCCCAAATTTGAATTTAACGACTAGGccgggttggggaggttacagtGATGTATGAGACTAGAATGAATTCGAATATGTATATGATCATATGTTTTAAGATGTTTAAATGTGTCAAGGATGTAGTTTGGCATTTGAATTAATGCCTAAAATGAGATGTGTTGAGTTTTTAGGTCACTTTGATCATTTGGTATTGATGTTTGGCAGGTTTGTAAAGAAAGATGCAAAGTTGGAGGAAATTGTCTTCATAGTCGCGACATTCTCCTATTGGTGTCATGACACTTAGCCCCCTCCCTTCCAACTCGCGACATCCCCCTAATGAAGTCGTGACACCAAGCTATTGTTTTCATAGTTGGGACTCACTTTGGTTTGATGTCGCGACACTATGTTGTTGCCCTCAATGTAGCGACATCCATCCTTTGATGTCAcaataaaactttgattttaacTGTTCTTACATTAGTCCCTCATTTATTACTGGTGTTTcataagagcttttgtaagctcgctTAGAACTTAGATTTGATTAAATaatgtgttttaattatgttttaatatttaattgctTATATGACTTATCTATTAGGTATTAAAATGAAATCATAGTTACTTTGGCAATGAATGTGGCATATTACATATCAGAACTAGCAATTGGGTCGGGTGTGGAGTGTTACAGGTTGTATCGTCAAACACTGACCAAAAACCAACCATGGTCCTACGATCAACGCTTTCATGTAATCTCTCTCACCCTGAAACTTAACTAAGTAGAACTCATTCTCTAAATCCATTAACTAGATTGTCATCTCTAGCTTCCACAATGAATGGATTTTATTGAATAAAGCATTGAAACCCGTTCTCTGCCTAGTAACTTAATGATCATTGATCGAGCCATACTTTTCTCAATCAAACCATAGACCTTATCATAGAAATGAATCGAAGGAACGCCATCAACAACCTCTATGATTGTATCACTCTCcttcaattcaaaattatcatTCACACCGTTACCAAAACCCTTCATTGAAGCACCTAAAAGGGAACCATTAAATGAGAGTCTCTTACCATTAAACCCTTTCAAAGCAATAGCCTCACAATTTCCTCCAACCCTCCTTCATCTAACGACTCCTCTTCAAACCTAAAAACCTTTCTGGTGACCCAACCCCTACCTTTTTCGTTAACTTGAGTTGCATGAGACTCTATAGTTAGCATGAATCATGAAAGTCACCCCTTTCATGTGTGTTTTTAAATTGAACCTCCATGATCGTATCATCCTCTTTCAatcaaaaaaagtaattttttattacATCGCTAGAAAggtcgtatttttttattttaagatgtcaaaattttaataaagttaacaactgaatctaaattttaaaatctaaaaaaaagtaAGAGACAAAATTCTAAATAaacaaaaagtaaagggactTGAAGCAATTTTGCCCATTAATCTTACCGCTTGTTTTTCGTTTTTAATCTCCTTCCAAATGCATCCTTGATATCCAATGTTCTTGGCCAACGGTTGAAAGTATCCATAGAATGTATCGCTGAAGGAATGAATCGAACGATTGCAACGTCAACTCCTTCAGCTTGGTTCTCTACTGTTATCAATGGCTCCTCGTTGCGACTCAAATTGAACCCTAAAGCCATGGTTATTACCATGAAAGACCGAAGCAAGAACCGGAAGCCGCTGCAGAAAGGCAGGAACCTTAGCATCGAAGCGATTCAAGCGGTGCAGTCGTTGAAGCGAGCCAACCGCAACGTTTCCAACACTTCGCTCTCGGAATTGGAGCGCGTCTTCGACTCCAAGTTCCGGCGATTATTGAAGTTCGATATGGTGGCCGTTCTCCGGGAACTCCTCCGTCAAAACGAATGCCTTTTGGCTCTCAAGGTTTCCCCTCTCTTTCCTCCTCTTTCTTAATTCCTTGAGAGATATGAAAATTGAAGCTAAATTTTTGCATTAATTCATCTTAATTTCTGAAATTCAGGTTTGAAGtaccaatttttattttaattgaacaTGAAAGAGCAAAAATCAATCATTAACTTAATTAGGGTTCGCGTTTGTGTTCATATGAAATTGATACTTGGTTCAATATTTGATTGTAAGCTAGGTGTTCGACGATATTCGAAAGGAGGTATGGTACAAGCCTCGGTTATTGTTATATACTGATATGATTTCCGTGCTTGCCAGCAATGGATTGTTTAAAGAGGTTGAGCTTATTTACTCGTATCTAAAAACAGAAAACTCTTTAGATTCTGATATCGTGGGTTTCAATGCTCTATTGAATGCTTTGATTAGTTTTAAGCTCACTCACCTTGTGATGGATTGCTATGGCTTGATGAAAGCTGTGGATTGTGAACCCGATAGATCATCCTTTAGAATCCTCATAAATGGTTTGGAATCAATAGGGGAAACTGGGTTATCTGGGCTTTTAAGACAAGATGCTCAGAAAATCTATGGTGAATCTTTGGAGTTCTTGGAGGAGGAAGAAGAGGTCTCAGCTATTGTAACTAGTCGATTTGGTCGGACAATTGATTGATTATGTGTTTGCAAGGTGATAGTTCGGTCATTATTTTCGCCATAGTTGATATTCACTGCATTATTAGACTATAATAGCATTCATTTTGGGTTGTTTTAGATTGTAACACAGGCAGGATTTTGGTAGACTATAAtagaatccttttttttttttttgctttgtgcCATTAGAGCGTAGAGGGGTATGTGCCTTTGGGTGGCAATTCTTTCCTTGCTTAGTTCCATATTTTTGCAGCTAATTAGCTTTTACTTCTAACGTGGAGCAAAATATTTGTTGCCGAGTATTCAAAACAGCTACTCTGTCTCGAGGTTGCAGTCTGATTATTTTAAGGTTATGGTAGCATTCTTATCATGATACAGTATACATTCTATGTTTGGTGCTTTGTGACTCAAGTCCCATGCTATCTAAATTTCTCATATTTAGGTGAAGATCAGTGTCAAGATTTGGTGATACCATGTAACACCCTCTAACTCATATCTATCCCCGGAACAGGATTACAGGACATTACCAATCTGTACAATTCAATTAaagtcatttattaaaataaatgtttctaacACTGCAAATTAAAACTTCAACCAATACAATTTGCCAACATTCAAATAATGCAAATACACTTAAATATACTCAAGTCTTACTAATCTAAAACATTTTATAACCTATCCAATGAATCTTTTTAAGTATATCACTTACTTTATCAATTATTTCAACTTCATACTATATGtcattgccaaccataatttacttatttcatcaatactttcacataccaaaatttataaaagactaacatcaaatttaaatctaaaccctaaaaattaatGAGGGGGAAAAACGGCTAAACAAGGCTTATAtgccttattattattattaggtttTTAGgccgtttttttattttttttaggaaaataaaTCGTTTTTTTAAAGAGTGTGAAAGCTTTCTTTACTTTTATTGTTGatgcttttttatttaaaaagataattcTAGAGAGTATTTTGCGATAGGGTATTAAGTAAGACTCTCAATATGTGAAATTAgcatttatttaacaaatatttaaattatataattgagGTTCAATTGACATCATTATTATAACAATGACGAAAATTTGGGttccattgttttttttttaagaattaaaaat
Protein-coding sequences here:
- the LOC107940754 gene encoding pentatricopeptide repeat-containing protein At1g62350, producing the protein MNRTIATSTPSAWFSTVINGSSLRLKLNPKAMVITMKDRSKNRKPLQKGRNLSIEAIQAVQSLKRANRNVSNTSLSELERVFDSKFRRLLKFDMVAVLRELLRQNECLLALKVFDDIRKEVWYKPRLLLYTDMISVLASNGLFKEVELIYSYLKTENSLDSDIVGFNALLNALISFKLTHLVMDCYGLMKAVDCEPDRSSFRILINGLESIGETGLSGLLRQDAQKIYGESLEFLEEEEEVSAIVTSRFGRTID